The following proteins are co-located in the Gossypium hirsutum isolate 1008001.06 chromosome A02, Gossypium_hirsutum_v2.1, whole genome shotgun sequence genome:
- the LOC107940537 gene encoding repetitive proline-rich cell wall protein 1, which produces MTLLIAPWKAKSSMMSTIHLLILLLGVVAFATPSFGTYENYGKPPTPVYKPPKVKPPPYEHKPPVYEPPKKEKPEPKPPVYTSPKKDKPEPKPPVYEPPKKEKPEPKSPVYTPPKKERPEPKPPVYEPPKKEKPKPKPSVYTPPKKEKPEPKPLVYEPPKKEKPEPKPPVYTPPKKEKPEPKPPMYEPPKKEKLEPKPLVYAPPKKEKPEPKPPVYEPPKKPPVYEPKPPKPPVYASPKKEKPEPKPPMYEPPNKPPMYEPKPQKSPVYAPPKKEKPEPKPPMYEPPKKPPVHKPPYGHYPRHPPLGKPQ; this is translated from the coding sequence ATGACTCTTCTCATAGCACCGTGGAAAGCAAAGAGCTCAATGATGTCTACTATACACTTGCTAATATTGCTACTTGGAGTGGTGGCTTTCGCCACCCCTTCTTTTGGTACCTACGAGAATTATGGGAAGCCTCCTACTCCTGTTTACAAGCCTCCTAAAGTGAAACCGCCACCATATGAACATAAGCCACCTGTTTATGAACCACCAAAGAAGGAGAAGCCTGAGCCTAAACCACCTGTTTATACATCACCAAAGAAAGATAAGCCTGAACCCAAACCACCAGTATATGAACCTCCAAAGAAAGAAAAGCCTGAGCCTAAGTCACCAGTTTATACACCTCCAAAGAAAGAAAGGCCTGAACCCAAGCCACCAGTGTATGAACCACCAAAGAAGGAGAAGCCTAAGCCTAAGCCATCAGTTTATACACCACCAAAGAAAGAGAAGCCTGAACCCAAGCCACTTGTGTATGAACCACCAAAGAAGGAGAAGCCTGAGCCTAAGCCACCAGTTTATACACCACCAAAGAAAGAGAAGCCTGAACCCAAGCCACCTATGTATGAACCACCAAAGAAGGAGAAGCTTGAGCCTAAACCGCTAGTTTATGCACCTCCAAAGAAAGAAAAACCAGAACCCAAACCTCCAGTTTATGAGCCTCCAAAGAAGCCACCAGTGTATGAGCCTAAGCCACCAAAGCCACCAGTTTATGCATCTCCAAAGAAGGAAAAGCCTGAACCCAAACCACCAATGTATGAACCACCAAATAAGCCTCCAATGTATGAGCCCAAGCCACAAAAGTCACCAGTTTATGCACCACCAAAGAAAGAGAAGCCAGAACCAAAACCACCAATGTACGAACCTCCAAAGAAACCTCCTGTACATAAGCCACCATATGGTCACTATCCAAGACACCCTCCATTGGGGAAGCCTCAATAG